One segment of Solanum lycopersicum chromosome 1, SLM_r2.1 DNA contains the following:
- the LOC101255343 gene encoding receptor-like protein kinase BRI1-like 3 — MRSHKRCQEYFSLNGVMIFFVFIIILLSCSFLVVVSNARTLPENDQVGRLLAFKKSSVESDPNGFLNEWTSSSSSPCSWNGISCSNGQVVEINLSSVGLGGPLHLTDLMSLPTLLRVKFNGNHFYGDLSSIASSCSFEYLDLSANSFSEVLVLEPLLKSCDKIKYLNVSGNSIQGVVLKFGPSLLQLDLSSNTISDFDILSYALSNCQNLYLLEFSSNNLTGELNDLDFGTCQNLTVLNLSFNNLTSTEFPPSLANCQSLNTLNIGHNSIRMEIPSKLLVKLKSLKQLVLAHNQFFDKIPSELGQSCSTLEEVDLSGNRLTGELPSTFKWCSSLFSLNLGHNELSGDFLNTVISSLTNLRYLYLPFNNITGHIPRSLVNCTKLQVLDLSSNAFIGNVPSELCLAASGFPLETMLLASNYLTGTVPKQLVHCRNLRKIDLSFNYLTGSIPLEIWTHPNLMELVMWANNLTGEIPESICINGGNLQTLILNNNFLSGALPQSISNCTNLVWISLSNNRLSGEMPQGIGNLANLSILQLGNNLLTGPIPRGLGKCRNLIWLDLNSNALTGLIPLELADQAGHVNPGKVSEKQFAFVRNEGGTECRGAGGLVEFEGIREERLEILPMVHLCPSTRIYSGRTMYTFTSNGSMIYLDLSYNSLSGTIPDNLGSLNFLQVVNLGHNNLTGTIPFNFGGLKIVEVVDLSHNNLHGFIPPSLASLSFLSDLDVSNNNLSGMIPFGGQLTTFSASSYENNFGLCGIPLPPCRPGNEHHSSSIYHNKPTTIRMVLSFVCIIIIIIPLVGI; from the coding sequence ATGAGGAGTCATAAAAGATGTCAAGAATATTTTTCACTAAATGGggtgatgattttttttgtctttatcaTAATACTTCTGAGTTGTAGTTTTCTTGTGGTGGTGTCAAATGCAAGAACACTGCCTGAAAATGATCAAGTAGGGAGGTTATTAGCCTTCAAGAAGTCCTCTGTTGAATCTGATCCAAATGGATTCTTGAATGAATGgacttcatcttcttcaagcCCTTGCTCTTGGAATGGGATTTCATGTTCAAATGGTCAAGTAGTTGAGATTAATCTGTCTAGTGTTGGGCTTGGTGGTCCACTTCACCTCACTGATCTCATGTCTTTGCCTACTTTACTAAGAGTTAAGTTTAATGGCAACCATTTCTATGGCGATCTTTCCTCAATAGCTAGTTCTTGTAGCTTTGAGTATCTTGATTTATCAGCTAATAGTTTCTCTGAGGTTCTTGTTTTAGAGCCTTTGTTGAAGTCTTGTGATAAAATTAAGTACCTAAATGTCTCTGGGAATTCAATTCAAGGGGTTGTTCTAAAGTTTGGACCTTCACTGTTGCAGCTTGACTTATCAAGTAATACCATTTCAGATTTTGACATTTTAAGTTATGCACTGTCTAATTGCCAGAATTTGTATCTGCTTGAATTTTCCTCAAATAACTTAACTGGAGAACTCAATGATCTTGATTTTGGGACTTGTCAAAATCTCACTGTCCTAAATTTGTCTTTCAACAACCTTACCTCAACTGAGTTTCCACCCTCTTTGGCAAATTGCCAGAGCCTCAATACACTGAACATTGGCCATAATTCGATCCGAATGGAGATTCCTAGCAAGTTACTGGTGAAGTTGAAGAGCTTGAAGCAATTGGTGCTAGCCCACAATCagttttttgataaaatcccATCAGAATTGGGGCAGAGTTGCAGCACACTTGAGGAGGTTGATCTTTCTGGAAACCGGCTTACTGGTGAACTGCCTTCAACTTTTAAATGGTGCTCCTCACTTTTCAGTCTCAATCTTGGTCACAATGAGCTATCTGGTGATTTCTTGAATACTGTTATCAGTTCATTGACAAATCTTAGGTATCTTTACTTGCCATTCAATAACATAACTGGTCACATACCAAGGTCTTTGGTGAACTGTACAAAACTTCAGGTGCTCGACCTCAGTTCCAACGCATTTATAGGGAATGTACCTTCTGAGTTGTGTTTAGCAGCCTCGGGCTTTCCACTGGAGACGATGTTGTTAGCCAGTAATTATCTTACTGGAACTGTGCCTAAACAGCTTGTACATTGTAGGAACCTCAGGAAGATTGATCTCAGCTTCAATTACCTGACTGGTTCGATCCCGTTGGAGATTTGGACCCATCCAAATCTTATGGAATTGGTAATGTGGGCTAATAATCTCACAGGTGAAATTCCTGAGAGCATTTGCATCAATGGAGGAAACCTTCAAACACTCATTCTAAATAACAATTTCCTCTCAGGGGCACTTCCACAGTCCATTTCCAATTGTACCAATTTGGTTTGGATTTCGTTGTCCAACAATCGACTTTCTGGAGAGATGCCACAAGGAATTGGGAATCTTGCAAATCTTTCTATCCTTCAGTTGGGTAATAACTTACTTACTGGACCAATCCCTCGGGGATTAGGTAAGTGCAGGAACTTGATATGGCTAGATTTGAATAGCAATGCTCTTACAGGTTTGATCCCTCTTGAACTTGCTGATCAAGCTGGCCATGTTAATCCGGGAAAGGTTTCTGAAAAACAGTTTGCTTTTGTGAGAAATGAGGGTGGAACTGAATGCAGGGGTGCTGGTGGACTGGTTGAGTTTGAGGGTATCCGTGAAGAGAGGCTTGAGATTTTGCCTATGGTTCACTTGTGTCCATCAACTAGGATCTATTCTGGCAGGACGATGTACACCTTCACGAGCAATGGTAGCATGATTTACCTTGATCTTTCCTACAATTCTTTATCAGGAACTATTCCTGATAATCTAGGTTCATTGAACTTCCTTCAAGTTGTGAATTTGGGACACAACAATTTAACTGGAACCATTCCATTCAACTTTGGAGGTCTAAAGATAGTTGAAGTTGTTGATCTGTCACATAACAACCTACATGGATTCATTCCACCCTCGTTAGCAAGTCTTTCATTTCTTAGTGATCTTGATGTTTCAAACAATAACCTATCGGGAATGATTCCTTTTGGTGGACAGCTGACTACATTTTCAGCTTCAAGTTACGAAAACAATTTTGGCCTTTGTGGCATCCCCCTTCCTCCTTGTCGTCCAGGCAATGAACACCATTCATCCAGTATTTACCATAACAAGCCTACAACTATACGAATGGTGCTCTCGTTtgtatgtattattattattattatcccaCTCGTTGGTATCTGA